In the Candidatus Nezhaarchaeales archaeon genome, TAGCTTCCACGTTGACGTAAAGCGTTTCCCGTTTTTAATTATAAAAATGGAAATGCGAAATAACTTCTCCACGTTACCATCACGTAAAATACTGTAAACAAGGCAAAAGTTAATTCGGAGCCCTCGTTTAAGAAAAGTTCCTTTTAATTCCCTAAAAGGGATTCGTTGAAGGAGCCCCTAAACTAGTCCTTAAGTATTAATCCATGTGGAATTCTATTTTCAAGTTCTCCGGTAAAAATAATGACTAAGAAACCCATATTTCCAATGTTGTCCTCAGCGGAAATAAGAACTCACCTCAAAACTCCATTCTTTAACTTAACTGGTTAACCTCTTGTTAAGAGTTTTGAAATGACTTCAAGGTTAAGCTTAATGTTTTAAAGCTTGTATAACTCAACAGTTTCTTCGCCACCACCTGCCACTACCCTTTGAATTAATCCGTATAACTCTTCAAGTCCTTCTTCACGTTTTGCTGAAACCGGAATTGGTTCAGGGAAGGCCTCCATCTCAGCAAGCATTCTACATACCCTTTGGCTTACTTCACGGTTTAAACCGTAAGTCTCCTTTCCCACGGCGTCTATGAAGTCCTCGGGGTTATTCAGCCAGTTAATAACTTGTTGAAGCCTTTCCTTTGATACTAAATCCGATTTAGATAAAACGTTTACCTGGGGCTTCAGTAGCCTATAATGAACAGACGTCGCTAGTAGAAGAGCTGAAACTAGGTTACTCGGCCTTTCAACGAATATGGAGTCTATCAGGTAAACCACGCAGCTTCTCTCAGCGCTAAGCGTTGACACTATGTAGGGGCCTACGTTTCTAAACGCGAAGACCTCCATCTGCCCCGAGGTATCGATTATAGCGTAATCAGCCTCCAGGTTCACTATCTCCTCCTTTATCTGTTCAATATGGGCCGCGATCATATCGGTGGCTGCTATTAAAGCTCCGTTAGGTCCTAGATTATAATCCTTCATAACGTTTTCAACGTTAACATAATCTCTCACGTCGACATCAGGCCCGTAAGGTAGCCAGGAAGCCCCAGGGTCAAGGTTAACGGTTATATTGCTAAGCTCATGATCGGAAAGCCAGTTTGAAAACGCGTTAACCAAGGTTGATTTACCGCTTCCAGCGGTCCCTATAAACCAGACGGTGAAAATATGACCTCCCTCCCTACTTAACGTTTAACCCTTCAAGGATTCCGCCCCTCACTTTAACGGCCTCCTTAAGCCCCTCTAAAGCCTTAAACACCGCTTTACGTACTTCCCCCTCAGCGCCAACGGCTGATACGTGTAGTTCTATAGTTGATCCGCCCTCATGACCTTTAGGATGCGACTTTATATAGACGTTTTCACAACCCCTCATAACCTCTTCTATTAACGGGGCTAGGGATGATTCAAGCATCCCCTTCACGGTAACGGCTGCCTCGTAAAACGTTAAACCCTTAACTAGGCTTTTAAGTAGTGGAACTACGTGAAGTTCAAACATAGCCTCCATCTCCCGCGGTACACCTGGAAGGCTAACGATCGTTACGTCGTTCACCGTTAAAAGGGATCCAGGCGCAGTTCCAATAGGGTTTGAAAGAGCCTTAGCACCCCTAGGTAGGTACGCCATCTTAACCCTTGAAGGGGTAAGTTCAAGCCCCATGGCGTCATATTTAGCTTTAACCATATCATAAGCCTCCCGATTAAGCTCTAAGGAAAG is a window encoding:
- a CDS encoding nicotinamide mononucleotide deamidase-related protein; the protein is MVKEEVGWRLVRLMVKQPVVEIICTGNELLIGKTVNTNASWMARRVTSLGGRVRRITVVGDQMDEVASIVKEAMGRRPNIIITSGGLGPTFDDITLKGVAEGCGLSLELNREAYDMVKAKYDAMGLELTPSRVKMAYLPRGAKALSNPIGTAPGSLLTVNDVTIVSLPGVPREMEAMFELHVVPLLKSLVKGLTFYEAAVTVKGMLESSLAPLIEEVMRGCENVYIKSHPKGHEGGSTIELHVSAVGAEGEVRKAVFKALEGLKEAVKVRGGILEGLNVK
- a CDS encoding ATP/GTP-binding protein, translated to MFTVWFIGTAGSGKSTLVNAFSNWLSDHELSNITVNLDPGASWLPYGPDVDVRDYVNVENVMKDYNLGPNGALIAATDMIAAHIEQIKEEIVNLEADYAIIDTSGQMEVFAFRNVGPYIVSTLSAERSCVVYLIDSIFVERPSNLVSALLLATSVHYRLLKPQVNVLSKSDLVSKERLQQVINWLNNPEDFIDAVGKETYGLNREVSQRVCRMLAEMEAFPEPIPVSAKREEGLEELYGLIQRVVAGGGEETVELYKL